The following nucleotide sequence is from Vibrio sp. SCSIO 43136.
GTCCCGGCAATATGGCATTGCTCTTACCGGGTTTTACGATCCTTGCCAGTACCTCAATGCCTTCCACACTGCGACTTAGCAGCTTAACTTTGGGCTGATAATAGGGCTCGATGAGTCCGTCTTGAATGCATTCGAGCAACTCTTGTTTAGTTAATGCTTGCTCAGCTGGTGCGTGTCGCTCAGTGATGCGGCTTAACTTAAACAAGACTCGTTGCAGTTCATTGATAGGGATAGGTTTCGGGATATTGCCAATCAAGTTGATCTTATGTTTACGAGCAATTTCCGAAGCCAGTTCGATCACTCGGGTATCCATTTCGGAGATGATGCACACACCCCCTTGAAAACCAATTTGACCGAGCTCTTTGATCACCGACATGCCATCAATTTCTGGCATATTGAGATCCGTAAATACCGCACTGTATCGCTGTGGCGATTTTCTAATATGTGCTAAAGCCGTTTTGGGGCATGAAGAAGTCACGATATTATCGAAACCAAGTTCAGCCATCATGCTTCGCATTATTAGTAAGATTGCAGGTGAGTCGTCTATTACGACGATATTTTGAGTTTTCATAAAGCATCCTGCCCTGACGTTTGGTTAAAATATAGTCAGTGCAACTCCGCTTTGCAAAATGTTGCTTATGAAAAAATAAGCCTGTTGGCCTTGGTTGATCACTAAGTATTGAGAACGAAAACAGAAAAGCTCACCACGGGGGATGAGCTTTTTATAAATCATTGTGCTGGCCACTTTACCATGGCTTGAGACTGGCTTAGAAGTAGTAGTTTGCGTTAACCCAAACTGATGTTGCATCTTTCTTGTCCATCTTAAGCGCAGTATCGTTTAGTACGTGCTCTACTTTAAGACCAAGGCTTGCTTGTGGGGCGATCATCATACCACCACCAAGGGTCACTTCATTGAAACGAGTTTTTGCTTCGTTGATGTAGGTAGTGCGAGGGTTTGCGTATACCCAGTTACCGTTATCGAATGCGTACATTGCGTAAGCACCAACTTGGTTCATCATGCTGCTTTCAGATACTTTAGTATCTTCATAAGTAAATTCAGTCGCTGCATAACCAATACCTGCCATTGGGAAAAGCATGATGTTTGGTGTTACTTGGAACTTGTACATTGCACCAGCGATAGCACCAGTCATTGCTTTGTTGCCAATGATGTCTAGCGAGTAGCCAAGACCTTCAGTCACGTGGAAGTAACGACCGCGAGCAGAAACTTGACCAGTTAGATCATCTTTCTTGTCTGCTACTGTTACGTCAGCAGTGAAGATGTGTGAACCCATACCGTAGATACCGTTGAACTGAGTTGCGTCAGCGCCGCGGCTCATACCAAGACCAGTGTAAGAAGCGGTTGGATCACCGTAGTTTACGTCTTGTGCTTCTTCTGCGAATGCTGGTGCAGATAGTACTGCGATTAGTGGTAGAGTAAGTGCTAGTTTTTTCATTTTATAACCTGCTAGTAATTTGGCTATTCCATAGCAGTTGGATAATAATTTATAGGATTCCGCTCCCTGTTGGTTCCTATTATTCATATTATTATTTAATATCAAACTCTCTTAGCGAGGGGTTTTCCCATTCAAGTGGTTTTTGGATATGACATTAGAACAGATAAAGGCTTTCGTGCTTACCGTTGAAAGCGGTAGCTTCAAATCTGCGGCAGATAAGCTTGGAAAACATGCTTCTTCAATAAGTGAGTTGGTGTCAAACCTTGAGATAGATACCGGATTAGAGCTATTTGAAAGAAAACCGAGAAGTTTGGAAATTACCGAGCAAGGCAAACACCTGTATCATTATGCGAAGCCGATTTTGAACGAAGTAGACTTGTTCAGTGCCCGAGTCGATAACTTGCTCGGGGCTCGTCCGAGTGAGTTTTCGTTGGCGATAGATAAACTGCTCCAAGGCCCGGTATTGAGTCGCTGCTATCAAATCCTACAACAAACGTATCCGGGAATTCGGCTAAAAATATTGATTGGGGATACGCTGCAAGTGAACGATTGGGTTCGTTCAGGAGAAGTGTCTTTGGGCATTGCTATGTCGATGTTGGAGTTTAATCCTCAACTCACGACCCATAAAACTTTTGGTATTGAGGCGGTTAGGATCATCGGTAGTGCTCTGCCTCAACCAAAAAATATGGATGAATTGCGCCGTATACCGCAAATTGTTCACCGAGCATTTAACCAGCCGCATAACTCCCACAACCAAGTTTACAGTCATCACGTTATTGAAACGAATGACGCAGAGGAAATGGTATCTCTGATTGAAGCAGGAATGGGGTGGGGCTACGTGCCTAGGAAGTATGCTGAGACAGCGTTTGAACGAGGAACCATTGCAGAATTCGAGCATCTACCGACGGGGTATCACTCGTGGTTTACTGAGATTATCTATCTGAGTGGTCTAGAAGCCGATGATGCGGTAAAGACATTTATCGCCGAAGTAAACAAAATCGATAGCCTTTAAAAGGGTGTATTAATTGCTGAAATTTTACTTATACGCAACAAGTTGACCAAGGTAACAAATTGGCCATTATCCCCTCTAAATTTAGGGCTAATGGTGGGCCTGTGCGGTAAAATGAAGTTCAATTCTTCGATGAGCAGAGGTGGAATATGTTTCGATTTGTCTCTTTGTTTTTCGTCTTGGTTGCAGTGTTGGTAACCTCTATCGCAATCGTGGTTTATCGTACGCCTTATCTACGCTGCCAAAACAGCACCGCTCCAATTACCGTGCAGAGTGGCGTTGAAATGCAGTGCACTCAGCCAGCCAGTTTGTGGCAGCGCAATATCCACAACTAAAAAAAGCGTGCTCCCCTTGTGTTGAGAGAGCACGCCCTTGGTTACCAATACCATTCGCTTTGCTGGGCATCTAATTCCAGTTGCAAAGGCTCACTGCCATCGTAAAACCACACTTCGGCAAGTAAGGTTTCGTCACTTTGTGCCAGCGTGATTTGTGCGGTGGCTTTGCCATCTTTAAGCGGCATTGCAACGATGCGGCTTCCATAATCTGGAGCTAGTATGCCCTGAGCCGATTCGTCGTAGACTCGATATACCGACAAGTAGGCTTTTTGGTTAAAGCTTGATGACAAATCTACGTTCAGGGTTGCCTCTTGTCTCGGGTCGTAGCTAAAGTCATTCGGTGCCACCAGATCCGTTGTTACTTCAATTGCGCTTGGTGCTGGCGAAACTGGCGTTGGCGTCGGGGCAGACGCACTGCCACCGCCGCCACCTCCACCACAACCAACCAAACCAAGGGTGACGATAAAACTCATTGATGTTTGCTTAAACGTATTCATGGTCTTGTCCTCTGTTAGTAGCATTGGCTGGTGATGGCATGTTTTGCTTTGTACCAATCGGTGTTTACTTGGCCGCCGGTCTGGGTGTACTCCGCAAATTTTGGATACGCATTGAGAATGTCGGTACGCTCTGTTGGCCACATCCACGCATCGTCGTAAATCATCAGTGCCCAAGGTAGGTTGTTGGCCGTTTTGAAGTATCGACCTGTTTGAGCATCACTGGTATCAGCACCAATGCCTTGGAACAAATTACCTTGGTCGAATTTCTCAGTGGGTGCTTGGTCTGCTAAATGTACTTCCCATTTACGTCCCGGTTTTTCAATAATACCGCTGCCGTGGTAGTAGCCTGGCGTTGCGAAGATAAACGGGTCATAAGGCATCGCTTGTAGTGATGAAGTATCCCCATCGAAACTCACATGAAGGTCAAACGCAAAGCTCATATCATTTCGACAACTGGCCTGCGTTCTAAAGTAGGAACATTGGTTAGTTTTGTGGTCGATTACATCATTGATGATCACAAAGCTTGCTTCGTTCATATCGCTTTCAAGGCCAGAATGGTTTTGCTGAACATCATTAACCATCAGTCTGGTCAAGCTAGTGTTCACATCGCTAGCAAGCACGTTAGGCAATCTCACAGCAAAGCCACTGTGATAATCTGCGCCCACCGCAGCAAGCTTGCCTGAAATGGTGGTCTTAGCGACGACGCCATCTTTCAACACCTCGGTCACTCGGTAACGAAGCACCACATCATTCATGTCGTAATCTGCGGTATAAGGCCAGTTATCTTCATAAGATAAAGTGACGTAACCTGATTCTGAAGGGAAGTGACGAACCGTGGTATTGGCTGCGGTGATGGTTAGAGCATGGTCTTCTACTTCACCAGAAGTAGCACCGCCTGTTGGCGCTAACCCCGTTTGTTGACTAAAACGGAAGCGGCTCCAAGTCGACCCCGCCACAGCATTAATGTCAGCGTTGAAAGGTAAGATGTTTTGCCCTTGTGATAGAAGTAAATCGTCAAAGATTTTTTCATTGGTTGGATCAAAGACACCATCTTGGTTCCAGTCAATCCATGCGGATAGGTAACCTGAAGTCGAAGCATGAACAGTCACAATGGCATCTAATCCCGGCTCAATTGCTGTTACAAAGCCTACGCCATTTTCATCATCACTGGTGCCTGTGCTGTCATCACTGTTTGGCGCTATTTGTCCATCAGATTCGCCATCAGGTGCGGTCGTTCCTAACCAAGTCAGGTCATCAATTTGGTGGCGTGGGCCGTTGGATGCCAGTAAGGTTGCGTAGCTATCAGGTGCATCACCAAAATCGATGGTTGAGTCTTCATCGATGACAGGCGCATTGGCACAGCGAGCCCCATCGTTTTGGCTTGAGCTTGGTCCTGAAGCAAACAACACTGCTGGAACAACGCCAGAATCGATAATGGCTTGGCTACTTAGATCGATACGGTAAATCAACCCATCTTGGTTTCTAGATAAGTAGTAATAGCCATTCACATCAAAATAGCCTGCGCCGAATGTGCCCGTTTCTCCGGTGTCTCCCACGTAGGTTGCAGCGCCATTGCTTGGATTAAATTCATACAGAGCGCCAGAGTTGTTATCCACACCATAGAGCTTGTCATTAACTGGGTTAAATGCCATGTCAGTGAGACTGACCGAACCAAAAGTGCTTAGTCGCTCCACAACTACTGTTGCGTTCGGATCGCTATCAAGCGGAGCAAGGTCAATGCGAAATAGCCCCTTACCACTGCGGTACAGGTAGTATTTGTGGTCAAACACATCACCGACATAGAAGGTGTGGTCGGTAGGTAATCCAGAAGTGTTGATGGTCTCGACTTGGAAGTCTTTACCCATGCGCACAATTTGCTTGTTGGTGGTGTCATAGCCATAAATGTATCGGTCTGCTTCATCAAAGCCGAGCCCATTAATGTTGGAGCTGGTACCAGCATCCCCTTGCAATAGGGACGATTGTCCAGTTACCAGGTTGACCCCATACACTTGTACAGGCTTTGACTGGAAGAGGTACGCCTTACTCGGGCAAGTATCAAATGGTGCTGCTATCACACTAGCGTGCGTCATGGCCAGTCCTAGTCCTATCCAATATTTGTTCATAATCGTCCCCTAGTCATTGAAGTTTCACAGGGACTATTTCAATAGTTGTGCCAAAAATAAGCCATTGAATTATAAGGACATAATTTTGGGGGTTGTTGAGTGTTT
It contains:
- a CDS encoding LruC domain-containing protein gives rise to the protein MNKYWIGLGLAMTHASVIAAPFDTCPSKAYLFQSKPVQVYGVNLVTGQSSLLQGDAGTSSNINGLGFDEADRYIYGYDTTNKQIVRMGKDFQVETINTSGLPTDHTFYVGDVFDHKYYLYRSGKGLFRIDLAPLDSDPNATVVVERLSTFGSVSLTDMAFNPVNDKLYGVDNNSGALYEFNPSNGAATYVGDTGETGTFGAGYFDVNGYYYLSRNQDGLIYRIDLSSQAIIDSGVVPAVLFASGPSSSQNDGARCANAPVIDEDSTIDFGDAPDSYATLLASNGPRHQIDDLTWLGTTAPDGESDGQIAPNSDDSTGTSDDENGVGFVTAIEPGLDAIVTVHASTSGYLSAWIDWNQDGVFDPTNEKIFDDLLLSQGQNILPFNADINAVAGSTWSRFRFSQQTGLAPTGGATSGEVEDHALTITAANTTVRHFPSESGYVTLSYEDNWPYTADYDMNDVVLRYRVTEVLKDGVVAKTTISGKLAAVGADYHSGFAVRLPNVLASDVNTSLTRLMVNDVQQNHSGLESDMNEASFVIINDVIDHKTNQCSYFRTQASCRNDMSFAFDLHVSFDGDTSSLQAMPYDPFIFATPGYYHGSGIIEKPGRKWEVHLADQAPTEKFDQGNLFQGIGADTSDAQTGRYFKTANNLPWALMIYDDAWMWPTERTDILNAYPKFAEYTQTGGQVNTDWYKAKHAITSQCY
- a CDS encoding porin family protein, whose protein sequence is MKKLALTLPLIAVLSAPAFAEEAQDVNYGDPTASYTGLGMSRGADATQFNGIYGMGSHIFTADVTVADKKDDLTGQVSARGRYFHVTEGLGYSLDIIGNKAMTGAIAGAMYKFQVTPNIMLFPMAGIGYAATEFTYEDTKVSESSMMNQVGAYAMYAFDNGNWVYANPRTTYINEAKTRFNEVTLGGGMMIAPQASLGLKVEHVLNDTALKMDKKDATSVWVNANYYF
- a CDS encoding LysR family transcriptional regulator, which encodes MTLEQIKAFVLTVESGSFKSAADKLGKHASSISELVSNLEIDTGLELFERKPRSLEITEQGKHLYHYAKPILNEVDLFSARVDNLLGARPSEFSLAIDKLLQGPVLSRCYQILQQTYPGIRLKILIGDTLQVNDWVRSGEVSLGIAMSMLEFNPQLTTHKTFGIEAVRIIGSALPQPKNMDELRRIPQIVHRAFNQPHNSHNQVYSHHVIETNDAEEMVSLIEAGMGWGYVPRKYAETAFERGTIAEFEHLPTGYHSWFTEIIYLSGLEADDAVKTFIAEVNKIDSL